The following are from one region of the Candidatus Deferrimicrobium borealis genome:
- a CDS encoding prepilin-type N-terminal cleavage/methylation domain-containing protein, with amino-acid sequence MGDRRGFTLLEVLVSLAILSITLLLAYQVLSGAIAAEDRSERWTVASFLGESLVRESTAAWPETGETSGTFAAPMEEYSWQRSIRPAAHPDAREVHVTVTWSSGGAEEHVSLAGVAVK; translated from the coding sequence ATGGGTGACCGCCGCGGGTTCACGCTGCTCGAGGTGCTGGTCTCCCTCGCCATCCTGTCGATCACGCTGCTCCTCGCATACCAGGTCCTCTCCGGCGCGATCGCCGCGGAGGACCGTTCCGAACGGTGGACCGTCGCCTCCTTCCTCGGGGAGTCTCTCGTCCGGGAGTCCACGGCCGCGTGGCCCGAAACCGGGGAAACGTCCGGAACGTTCGCGGCCCCGATGGAGGAGTACTCCTGGCAGCGCTCGATCCGTCCGGCGGCGCACCCCGACGCCCGGGAAGTCCACGTCACCGTCACCTGGTCCTCCGGCGGCGCGGAGGAGCACGTCTCCCTCGCCGGCGTCGCCGTCAAATGA
- a CDS encoding prepilin-type N-terminal cleavage/methylation domain-containing protein — MNSKGLTGTDPPRGFTLVELAVVLFVLGLVLWVALPRLAHVGEPDRDTVFRSLSAGSEAAYDLSLFEKRETRLVLHPTDGTYEFVHPDRPAEAKRTLEFGSRLSVTGILIEGVDRPLDIPTEIRYLPGGRVAAARIFLRDEGGGSAPSQWTLRLSPFDGSIRILEGTVREDG; from the coding sequence ATGAATAGCAAGGGCCTGACCGGGACAGACCCTCCCCGCGGGTTCACGCTCGTCGAGCTCGCCGTCGTCCTGTTCGTGCTCGGCCTGGTGCTGTGGGTCGCCCTCCCGCGGCTCGCGCACGTCGGCGAGCCCGACCGCGACACGGTGTTCCGCTCGCTCTCCGCGGGTTCCGAGGCGGCGTACGACCTTTCCCTCTTCGAGAAGCGGGAGACCCGGCTCGTCCTGCACCCCACCGACGGGACGTACGAGTTCGTCCATCCGGACCGCCCGGCGGAGGCGAAGCGCACGCTGGAATTCGGGTCCCGCCTGTCGGTGACCGGGATCCTCATCGAGGGAGTGGATCGCCCGCTCGACATCCCCACGGAGATCCGGTATCTCCCCGGCGGGCGGGTCGCGGCGGCGCGCATCTTCCTTCGGGACGAAGGAGGCGGGAGCGCCCCTTCCCAATGGACCCTCCGCCTCAGCCCGTTCGACGGCTCGATCCGGATCCTCGAGGGGACGGTGCGGGAAGATGGGTGA